Proteins encoded in a region of the Anopheles ziemanni chromosome 2, idAnoZiCoDA_A2_x.2, whole genome shotgun sequence genome:
- the LOC131294890 gene encoding phospholipase A2 group XV-like, protein MRVHLLLVFSLVLICCCPHSSGVFFNHGGKYLASLKRLFKRYEHLLEPGRKLSPVIFVPGDGGSQMDAMLNKPSKVSILCQKQTTTFFNIWLNKELLLPLVIDCWIDNIRLEYDNVTRTTRNSPGVVTRVPGFGQSETVEWIDPSHASVGAYFVNIANALVSNGYARDKSIVGAPYDFRKGPNEHKEFFLSLKYLVEQTYTLNGEIPVSFVVHSMGAPMTLHFLQMQTPDWKAKYIRRVISIAGAWAGSMKALKVYAIGDDLGAFALSGKVMRAEQITNPSLAFLLPSPLFWKPNEVLARTQSRIYTMDQMEEFFNDLDYRNGWEMRQDTLPYTLNFTAPGVELHCFYGSKINTVESLEYQKSYDLSGTPVLKMGAGDGTVNARSLEACKQWATQQKQPIYTKEFPGADHMSILADVNVIDSVMKVLLSDL, encoded by the exons ATGCGTGTCCATCTCCTGCTAGTATTCTCCTTGGTGCTGATTTGCTGTTGCCCACATTCCTCCGGCGTGTTTTTCAATCatggtggaaaatatttggCCTCCCTCAAACGGCTCTTTAAACGATACGAACATCTCTTGGAACCAGGACGAAAGCTGTCACCGGTCATCTTTG TTCCCGGTGATGGCGGAAGTCAGATGGATGCCATGCTCAACAAACCCAGCAAAGTGTCGATCCTttgccaaaaacaaaccaccactTTCTTTAACATCTGGCTGAACAAGGAACTGCTTCTGCCGTTGGTGATTGATTGCTGGATCGACAACATTCGGCTGGAGTACGATAACGTAACACGCACGACTCGCAACTCTCCCGGTGTTGTTACGCGTGTGCCCGGCTTCGGTCAGTCCGAAACGGTGGAATGGATCGATCCGTCTCATGCTTCGGTTGGCGCTTACTTTGTAAACATTGCCAATGCACTCGTCTCTAATGGTTATGCGAGAGATAAATCCATCGTGGGAGCGCCTTATGATTTCCGAAAAGGGCcga aTGAACACAAAGAGTTCTTCCTCTCGTTAAAGTATCTAGTCGAGCAAACGTATACCTTGAATGGGGAGATTCCGGTTTCTTTCGTCGTCCACAGCATGGGGGCACCGATGACGCTGCATTTTCTTCAGATGCAAACGCCCGATTGGAAGGCGAAATACATCCGACGAGTGATCTCGATTGCTGGCGCTTGGGCGGGCAGTATGAAAGCGCTGAAGGTGTACGCCATCGGGGACGATCTCGGTGCGTTCGCGCTCAGCGGCAAAGTAATGCGAGCGGAACAGATCACAAACCCGTCGCTGGCCTTCCTACTGCCGTCACCGCTCTTCTGGAAACCGAACGAGGTGCTTGCCCGCACGCAATCGCGTATCTATACCATGGATCAGATGGAAGAATTCTTTAACGACCTTGATTATCGTAATGGGTGGGAAATGCGCCAGGACACGCTACCGTACACGTTGAACTTTACTGCACCCGGCGTTGAACTGCATTGCTTTTATGGAAGCAAAATTAACACGGTTGAATC CTTGGAATACCAAAAATCGTACGATCTCAGCGGCACTCCCGTGCTAAAGATGGGCGCCGGCGATGGCACGGTAAATGCCCGATCGCTTGAAGCGTGCAAACAGTGGGCAACCCAGCAGAAGCAGCCGATCTACACCAAAGAATTTCCCGGTGCGGACCACATGAGCATTTTGGCCGACGTTAATGTCATCGATAGCGTCATGAAAGTTCTTCTCTCGGATCTGTAA
- the LOC131285927 gene encoding cell division cycle protein 23 homolog — MDETFTVNLAEAKLDILNGIVECNKRGLVQCAKWLAELNHGLPQDRLERKDDHETYDAQRAGIADNEYDDYILAKSYFDVREYDRATYFTRNCESPVPKFLHMYSTYMSMEKKRLDNMTDSSVVSTKKHAKDFADLVSTLRTERSLGKLDGYCLYLYGVILKKLDLTILAVQVFVEAINAEPTLWSAWVELAPLVTHKVMLLDLNLPNHWIKQIFIGYAYIELFLNDEGIKIFQHLLKIGFGKCIFIPTQLAIAFSNKRDVDRSIEIFQRLQKIDPYRLDNLDSYSNLLFVKDMKTEMSHLAHKVVEINKYSPETCCVVGNYYSIRADHYKAVMYFQRALKLNPRYLSAWTLMGHEFMEMKNTNAAIQSYRQAVEVNRRDFRAWYGLGQAYEILKMPYYSLYYYKAAQQLRPYDSRMLVALGETYEKLDKVSDAIKCYQKAHSVGDIEGVALYSLAKLYEKQGEMEKAIPVFLSFCRDEKVVADKASLYHAYMTLANHYEKVEDFEKASHFAYKCLDYEDTKREAESLLKSIANKRGHKLATSSGTTNIAAAKAATNVEDKPDSESTDTYGEDMDMDESNICKTVAELAMGEEVPLVTSEEIPEFQMEDSFDTNE, encoded by the exons ATGGATGAAACATTCACAGTGAACCTGGCCGAAGCGAAACTTGACATTCTGAACGGCATCGTCGAATGCAACAAACGCGGTTTGGTGCAGTGTGCCAAATGGCTTGCCGAACTAAATCACGGGCTTCCCCAGGATAGGCTGGAACGAAAGGACGACCACGAAACGTACGATGCGCAACGTGCCGGTATCGCCGACAACGAGTACGACGATTACATACTTGCCAAGAGCTATTTCGATGTGCGCGAGTACGACCGAGCGACCTACTTTACGCGAAACTGCGAATCGCCTGTGCCCAAGTTTCTGCACATGTACTCAACGTACATGTCGATGGAAAAGAAGCGATTGGACAACATGACCGACAGCTCGGTAGTCAGCACCAAGAAGCACGCAAAAGATTTCGCCGATCTGGTGTCCACGCTACGCACGGAGCGCAGTCTCGGCAAGCTGGACGGATACTGTCTTTATCTGTACGGAGTTATACTGAAGAAGCTCGATCTCACCATCCTCGCCGTGCAAGTGTTTGTAGAAGCAATCAATGCCGAACCGACGCTCTGGAGCGCTTGGGTGGAGCTAGCACCGCTGGTCACGCACAAGGTGATGCTGCTCGATCTGAATCTGCCTAACCATTGGATCAAGCAGATTTTCATCGGGTACGCGTACATTGAACTGTTTCTCAACGATGAAGGAATCAAGATCTTCCAGCACCTGCTGAAGATTGGTTTTGGCAAATGCATATTTATACCTACCCAGTTGGCCATTGCTTTCTCGAACAAACGGGatgtcgatcgatcgattgagaTATTTCAGcgcctacagaaaatcgaCCCGTATCGTTTAGATAATCTCGATTCTTATTCCAACCTGCTGTTTGTGAAGGACATGAAAACGGAAATGTCTCACCTGGCACATAAGGTTGTGGAGATCAACAAGTACAGTCCGGAAACGTGCTGCGTCGTCGGGAACTACTATAGCATCCGAGCGGACCACTATAAAGCGGTAATGTATTTTCAACGGGCACTCAAGCTGAACCCCCGCTACCTATCAGCCTGGACGCTGATGGGGCATGAGTTTATGGAGATGAAAAACACTAACGCCGCCATACAAAGCTACCGGCAGGCTGTTG AAGTCAATCGGCGAGATTTTCGGGCATGGTACGGCCTCGGCCAGGCGTACGAGATCCTCAAAATGCCTTACTACAGTTTATACTACTATAAAGCCGCCCAACAGCTGCGACCATATGATAGCCGAATGCTTGTTGCGCTGGGAGAAACGTACGAAAAGTTGGACAAAGTATCGGACGCCATCAAGTGCTACCAGAAGGCACACAGCGTTGGTGACATCGAGGGTGTGGCATTGTATAGTTTGGCCAAGCTGTACGAGAAACAGGGCGAAATGGAGAAAGCGATTCCGGTGTTCCTGAGCTTTTGCCGGGACGAAAAGGTGGTAGCCGATAAAGCATCACTGTATCACGCATATATGACCCTCGCGAACCACTACGAGAAGGTTGAAGATTTTGAAAAAGCGTCCCACTTTGCGTATAAGTGTTTAGACTACGAAGACACGAAGCGGGAGGCCGAGTCGTTGCTCAAGTCGATTGCCAACAAACGGGGACACAAGTTGGCGACTTCCTCGGGTACTACAAACATCGCTGCGGCAAAGGCTGCTACAAACGTAGAAGATAAGCCTGACAGCGAGTCCACCGATACGTACGGAGAGGACATGGATATGGATGAATCGAACATTTGTAAAACGGTGGCGGAGTTGGCCATGGGCGAAGAAGTGCCGTTAGTAACCAGTGAGGAAATACCAGAGTTTCAAATGGAGGATTCATTCGACACGAATGAGTAA